The following are from one region of the Phycisphaerales bacterium genome:
- a CDS encoding putative sugar nucleotidyl transferase: protein MKLILFDDGKGELAPLNDLRPAFDIRTGAWTAFERWTNAGMQPSALIVPESLAAIAKVIHPRQTVNDAPPEESVVVNGRWPLAARDLDAIDALQAGQALVSGNTLLAARVGGGGADALDPASYSTSEHRAGLLERCWHVRTHRDACISNDLASMAPAKGVVVREGARVAESAVLDASNGAIVIDENARVGHHAVVIGPAYVGPGSTIIEHATIRPYTAIGPVCKVGGEITGVIFQGYANKAHEGFLGDSYVGAWCNLGAGTTNSNLLNTYGQVVIDRQRTGETFMGCILADHVKTAIGTRIMTGAVVGTGTMWAAAKPITGRVRAMRWVTDAGEKAYRTEKFLEVARAAMQRRDAEPSEAEIERFEALAGD, encoded by the coding sequence GTGAAGCTGATCCTCTTCGATGACGGCAAGGGCGAACTGGCGCCGCTGAATGACCTGCGGCCCGCCTTCGATATCCGCACGGGCGCGTGGACCGCATTCGAGCGGTGGACCAACGCGGGCATGCAGCCCAGTGCGCTCATCGTGCCCGAGTCTTTGGCGGCGATCGCCAAGGTGATTCATCCTCGCCAGACCGTGAACGACGCGCCGCCCGAGGAATCCGTAGTCGTCAACGGCCGATGGCCCCTGGCGGCCCGAGACCTGGATGCGATCGACGCCCTGCAGGCGGGCCAGGCGCTGGTGAGCGGTAACACCCTCCTCGCGGCGCGTGTCGGTGGTGGTGGGGCCGATGCGCTGGACCCGGCCTCATACTCGACCAGCGAGCACCGGGCCGGCCTGCTCGAGCGATGCTGGCACGTGCGCACGCACCGGGACGCGTGCATTTCTAATGATCTCGCATCGATGGCTCCGGCCAAGGGCGTCGTTGTGCGGGAAGGAGCCAGGGTTGCCGAGAGTGCCGTACTCGACGCGAGCAACGGCGCCATCGTGATCGACGAGAACGCACGCGTCGGCCACCATGCCGTCGTCATCGGGCCGGCATACGTCGGCCCGGGGTCGACGATCATCGAGCACGCCACCATCCGTCCGTACACGGCGATTGGTCCGGTCTGCAAGGTCGGCGGCGAGATCACGGGCGTGATTTTCCAGGGCTACGCGAACAAGGCGCATGAGGGGTTTCTCGGCGACAGCTACGTTGGCGCATGGTGCAACCTGGGCGCGGGCACCACCAACAGCAATCTGCTCAACACGTACGGCCAGGTCGTCATCGACCGCCAGCGAACGGGCGAGACGTTCATGGGCTGCATCCTGGCAGACCACGTCAAGACCGCGATCGGCACCCGCATCATGACCGGTGCCGTGGTCGGCACGGGGACGATGTGGGCGGCCGCCAAGCCCATCACCGGTCGCGTTCGTGCGATGCGATGGGTCACCGACGCCGGTGAGAAGGCCTACCGGACCGAGAAGTTCCTGGAGGTGGCGCGAGCAGCCATGCAGCGCCGGGACGCCGAGCCGAGCGAAGCAGAGATCGAGCGTTTCGAGGCGCTCGCGGGCGACTGA
- a CDS encoding SpoIIE family protein phosphatase yields the protein MATPGIIVASSDPSGGDSLAYWEAIRAAWGAEAPQAEFVDVGDLADTLIAQSESSDAARAHAVLVLLDEGTPKATIVAFAHLLHDVSSFGFVLMPGMPADMRSQISRGGLLGADTALDPHAIATALKALLGRQDSIVELQQELRILTGAQGGVRQEMDRMHEELNLAAAIQQELLPAELPEADGLEFGVMYRPATYVSGDIYDVTRIDEDRLWFFVADAVGHGVPAALLTMVISRSLRSGAATRSPAEAMTALNADLVRTQRGRSRFATAICGTLDLRTREVTLCTAGHPPALVLGGDEERSYDSGGALLGVFEGEPYQQITFTLQPGETLLLYSDGFETAFPDADEAALGSANGKLDVQAYLTEFANLPWIGRSEEACTASAIRRLSERVDCQAGSLHQQDDLTAVAIALKPVAQSREQAA from the coding sequence TTGGCAACACCGGGCATCATCGTGGCAAGTTCCGACCCTTCGGGCGGTGATTCGCTGGCCTATTGGGAGGCGATCCGCGCTGCCTGGGGCGCAGAGGCTCCGCAGGCCGAATTCGTGGATGTGGGGGATCTGGCCGACACGCTCATCGCCCAGAGCGAGTCGAGCGATGCCGCTCGGGCGCACGCCGTGCTCGTCTTGCTTGACGAGGGGACGCCCAAGGCCACCATCGTGGCGTTTGCCCATCTGCTCCACGACGTGTCGTCCTTTGGCTTCGTGCTCATGCCTGGCATGCCGGCGGACATGCGCAGCCAGATCTCCCGTGGCGGGCTGCTCGGGGCCGATACGGCCCTGGACCCGCACGCGATCGCCACCGCCCTCAAGGCGCTGCTGGGTCGCCAGGACTCCATCGTCGAGCTGCAACAGGAGCTACGCATCCTGACGGGCGCTCAAGGCGGCGTGCGCCAGGAAATGGACCGCATGCACGAGGAATTGAACCTGGCGGCGGCCATCCAGCAGGAGCTGCTGCCTGCCGAGCTGCCCGAAGCCGACGGATTGGAGTTCGGCGTGATGTACCGCCCGGCGACGTACGTCAGCGGCGACATCTACGACGTCACGCGGATCGACGAGGATCGCCTGTGGTTCTTCGTGGCCGATGCCGTGGGGCACGGCGTTCCCGCGGCCTTGCTCACGATGGTGATCTCTCGGAGCCTTCGGAGCGGTGCGGCGACGCGATCCCCGGCCGAAGCGATGACCGCGCTGAATGCCGACCTTGTGCGCACCCAACGGGGACGTTCGCGCTTCGCGACGGCGATCTGCGGGACGCTCGATCTGCGTACGCGTGAGGTCACCTTGTGCACCGCGGGCCACCCGCCGGCACTGGTGTTGGGCGGCGATGAGGAGCGATCCTACGACTCCGGAGGCGCACTCCTTGGCGTCTTCGAAGGCGAGCCCTATCAGCAGATTACGTTTACGCTCCAGCCGGGCGAGACGCTCCTCCTGTATAGCGACGGATTCGAGACTGCCTTCCCCGACGCGGACGAGGCGGCTTTGGGTTCGGCAAACGGGAAGCTGGACGTGCAGGCGTACCTCACCGAGTTTGCGAACCTCCCGTGGATCGGGCGCAGCGAAGAGGCTTGTACGGCCAGCGCTATCCGCCGGCTGTCCGAGCGCGTGGACTGCCAGGCGGGTTCGCTGCATCAACAGGACGACCTGACGGCCGTTGCCATCGCGCTCAAGCCCGTCGCCCAGTCACGAGAGCAGGCCGCCTGA
- a CDS encoding metalloregulator ArsR/SmtB family transcription factor, giving the protein MDASTHPPQAGVADAVWKALSDPTRRAILDRLRQGRSTTGELAGAFPALSRFAVMKHLSVLEEAGLVVARKEGRQKFNYLNAVPLRRVYERWVSRYQDRWAGSLVGLQRLAEGEHASQGEREMSTQTINVSATVVQAEVTIDAPPAKVYDLFFDRPNDWFYESEESRKTQTTIAERKIGGHFYIETKRDAGPPDQNVIGTFTMLKPGRKIRMRGDCTIPSAFIANMTITFEPAGHGTRVSVEHRMAGEYDESLPAGFEEGWQDGLQKLKALAEG; this is encoded by the coding sequence ATGGACGCGAGCACACATCCGCCGCAGGCCGGCGTCGCCGACGCCGTGTGGAAGGCCCTGAGCGATCCCACACGGCGGGCCATCCTCGATCGCCTGCGGCAGGGCCGATCCACCACAGGCGAGCTGGCCGGCGCGTTTCCGGCACTCAGTCGGTTTGCCGTCATGAAGCACCTTTCGGTACTCGAAGAGGCCGGTCTGGTCGTGGCTCGCAAGGAGGGGCGCCAGAAGTTCAACTACCTCAACGCGGTACCCCTGCGCAGGGTGTACGAGCGTTGGGTGAGCAGGTACCAGGACCGGTGGGCGGGGTCGCTCGTCGGCCTGCAGCGGCTCGCCGAGGGCGAGCATGCCAGCCAGGGAGAACGCGAAATGTCCACGCAGACGATCAACGTCTCGGCTACGGTGGTGCAGGCCGAAGTCACCATCGACGCACCGCCCGCCAAGGTGTATGACCTGTTCTTCGACCGCCCGAACGACTGGTTCTACGAGAGCGAGGAAAGCCGCAAGACGCAGACCACCATCGCCGAACGCAAGATTGGCGGCCACTTCTACATCGAAACCAAGCGAGATGCGGGCCCTCCCGACCAGAACGTCATCGGCACGTTCACCATGCTCAAGCCCGGCCGGAAGATCCGGATGCGTGGCGATTGCACCATCCCAAGCGCCTTCATCGCGAACATGACCATCACGTTCGAGCCGGCAGGTCACGGCACCCGGGTCAGCGTCGAGCATCGCATGGCGGGCGAGTACGACGAATCGTTGCCCGCTGGCTTCGAAGAAGGCTGGCAGGACGGCCTCCAGAAGCTCAAAGCGCTGGCCGAGGGCTGA
- a CDS encoding 4a-hydroxytetrahydrobiopterin dehydratase yields the protein MEKLSEAEVKDRLANHPEWTEVGGEIQRTFEFADFKASIRFVNEVAEEAERVQHHPDVLIRYSKVTLTVSTHDAGGITVKDFDLASFADQAADAITAATA from the coding sequence ATGGAGAAGCTCTCCGAAGCCGAGGTGAAGGATCGCCTGGCGAATCACCCCGAGTGGACCGAGGTCGGCGGCGAGATCCAGCGGACCTTCGAGTTCGCAGACTTCAAAGCATCGATCCGGTTCGTCAACGAGGTGGCCGAAGAGGCCGAACGCGTGCAGCACCACCCCGACGTGCTGATCCGCTATTCAAAGGTGACCCTGACGGTCTCCACCCACGACGCCGGAGGGATCACCGTCAAGGACTTCGATCTGGCGAGTTTCGCCGATCAGGCGGCCGACGCAATCACCGCCGCGACCGCCTAA
- a CDS encoding GspE/PulE family protein — MGIGTVLLDRGVITQEELDRALDQQRSSGERLDRVLVRMGLVDPDQVLQTIGDQFHLDVVDLDSMVVEPKVLQALPASLVHKQRCVPIRRENGTLTVATSDPFELGVLDELRLLTGHSIEVVLADDDGLQRFIRANYGVGSDTLDALSAEAGVQVEAKGDEDEIEQAQEASVIKLVNDLLLEAVRERATDVHIEPYEHQLVVRYRIDGVLQRANVPETINRFSAAIISRLKIMSNMNIAEKRKPQDGRITLKQRVPDANGRMVLQEFDLRVSVIPMLFGEGVVLRILNKSAVLMALSDLGMPQWIEDGWNQLIERPYGILLVTGPTGSGKSTTLYASLNRIVSDEIKAITVEDPVEYHVSGVNQIQVNQQVGLTFAAGLRSILRHDPDVVMIGEIRDKETAETAVQASLTGHLVFSTLHTNDAPGAMTRLLDMGVEPFLVSSSVEGVLAQRLVRRVCTHCAQSYTPEPTDLPPGFTPNDDGTLTKGTGCRECRQSGYRGRIGLYELMKSGDRLRDDIMHGRSAGEIAAHALEDGVLARMSQDGFAKARAGKTTISEVMRVLTV; from the coding sequence ATGGGAATCGGAACCGTACTACTCGACCGTGGGGTCATCACCCAGGAAGAACTGGACCGCGCCCTGGACCAGCAGCGGTCCTCGGGCGAGCGTCTGGACCGGGTTTTGGTCCGCATGGGGCTTGTTGACCCCGACCAGGTCCTCCAGACCATCGGCGACCAGTTCCACCTGGACGTGGTCGACTTGGACTCCATGGTCGTTGAGCCCAAGGTGCTCCAGGCCTTGCCGGCCAGCCTCGTGCACAAGCAGCGGTGCGTGCCCATCCGCCGCGAGAACGGCACGCTGACGGTCGCGACCAGCGATCCCTTCGAGCTGGGCGTGCTCGACGAGCTTCGTCTGCTGACCGGCCACAGCATCGAGGTGGTGCTGGCCGACGACGATGGCCTGCAACGGTTCATTCGGGCAAACTACGGTGTGGGTTCGGACACGCTCGATGCGCTTTCGGCCGAGGCCGGCGTTCAGGTCGAGGCCAAGGGAGACGAGGACGAGATCGAGCAGGCCCAGGAAGCCAGCGTCATCAAGCTGGTCAACGACCTGCTGCTCGAGGCCGTCCGTGAACGCGCAACCGACGTCCACATCGAGCCCTACGAACACCAGCTAGTGGTTCGGTATCGCATCGACGGCGTGCTCCAGCGTGCCAACGTGCCCGAGACCATCAACCGCTTCTCGGCGGCCATCATCAGTCGCCTGAAGATCATGTCGAACATGAACATCGCCGAGAAGCGCAAGCCGCAGGATGGCCGAATCACGCTCAAGCAGCGCGTACCCGACGCAAACGGCCGAATGGTGCTCCAGGAATTCGACCTGCGCGTGAGCGTCATTCCCATGCTCTTCGGCGAGGGCGTGGTGCTCCGCATCCTCAACAAGTCCGCGGTGCTCATGGCGTTGAGCGACTTGGGCATGCCCCAGTGGATCGAGGATGGCTGGAATCAACTGATCGAGCGGCCCTATGGCATCCTGCTGGTCACCGGGCCGACCGGCTCGGGTAAGTCGACGACGCTGTATGCCTCGCTCAACCGCATCGTGAGCGATGAGATTAAGGCCATCACGGTCGAGGACCCGGTCGAGTACCACGTCTCCGGTGTCAATCAGATCCAGGTGAACCAGCAGGTGGGCCTGACGTTCGCGGCCGGCCTTCGATCAATCCTGCGACACGACCCGGACGTCGTCATGATCGGCGAAATCCGCGACAAGGAGACGGCCGAGACGGCCGTGCAGGCCTCGCTGACCGGCCACCTGGTGTTCAGCACGCTGCACACCAACGACGCTCCGGGCGCCATGACGCGACTGCTCGACATGGGCGTGGAGCCGTTCCTGGTTTCCAGCAGCGTCGAGGGCGTGCTGGCCCAGCGGCTAGTGCGGCGGGTCTGCACGCACTGCGCTCAAAGCTACACGCCCGAGCCAACCGACCTGCCGCCGGGATTCACGCCCAACGACGACGGGACGCTCACCAAGGGCACGGGCTGTCGCGAGTGCCGCCAGAGCGGTTACCGCGGGCGCATCGGGCTCTATGAACTGATGAAGAGCGGCGATCGCCTGCGCGACGACATCATGCACGGTCGCAGCGCGGGCGAGATCGCTGCCCACGCCCTGGAAGACGGCGTGCTGGCCCGCATGAGCCAGGACGGTTTCGCAAAAGCCCGGGCGGGCAAGACGACTATTTCCGAAGTGATGCGCGTGCTGACGGTATAG
- a CDS encoding 2Fe-2S iron-sulfur cluster-binding protein has translation MKFILEDPEALTGSDRQEWEVLAAKGEHLLEVAIDNGINIEHACGGVCACSTCHVYVEKGMDDVAEATEAEEDRVEEAPGLQMNSRLSCQCEVEGDGPIVVRVPAWNRNAVKEVPH, from the coding sequence GTGAAGTTTATTCTGGAAGACCCCGAGGCCCTGACCGGTTCGGACCGGCAGGAATGGGAAGTGCTTGCCGCCAAGGGCGAGCATCTTCTCGAGGTCGCCATCGACAACGGCATCAATATCGAGCACGCGTGCGGAGGCGTGTGTGCCTGCTCCACGTGCCACGTCTATGTCGAGAAGGGCATGGACGACGTGGCTGAGGCCACCGAGGCAGAGGAAGACCGCGTCGAGGAGGCTCCCGGGCTCCAGATGAACAGCCGCCTGAGTTGTCAATGCGAGGTTGAGGGCGATGGACCCATCGTGGTCCGGGTGCCCGCCTGGAATCGAAACGCCGTCAAGGAAGTGCCGCACTAG
- a CDS encoding SRPBCC domain-containing protein: MARGVKGLAAVVGLAVGLSVLAMSPAGTQRSTGMAEQSSHGNLVVDGSRHVADATDRMIVESRIVPATPAECWARWTTGQGVAGFMSKHNSIELRIGGPYEVYFAMQLPEGLRGSEDCRILSYLPERMLSFEWNAPPTFPEIRQERSRVVVLFEPVEGGTKVELTHLGFGRGKQWDQVYAYFTKAWPRVMDGFAMLAEA; the protein is encoded by the coding sequence ATGGCACGCGGGGTGAAGGGATTGGCAGCGGTGGTCGGTCTTGCCGTAGGCTTGTCGGTGCTGGCGATGTCGCCGGCAGGCACGCAACGGAGCACGGGCATGGCCGAACAAAGCTCACATGGGAACCTGGTCGTCGACGGCTCGCGCCACGTGGCCGACGCCACCGATCGCATGATCGTCGAGTCACGCATCGTGCCGGCCACCCCGGCCGAGTGCTGGGCGAGGTGGACCACGGGCCAGGGTGTGGCCGGGTTCATGAGCAAGCACAACTCGATCGAACTGCGGATCGGCGGGCCCTACGAGGTGTACTTCGCCATGCAGTTGCCCGAAGGCCTCCGCGGATCGGAAGATTGCCGGATCCTCAGCTACCTTCCCGAGCGCATGCTGAGCTTCGAGTGGAATGCGCCGCCGACGTTCCCCGAAATTCGTCAGGAGCGCAGCCGCGTGGTCGTGCTCTTCGAACCGGTCGAAGGCGGGACGAAGGTCGAGCTCACGCACCTTGGCTTCGGCCGCGGCAAACAGTGGGACCAGGTCTATGCGTACTTCACCAAGGCGTGGCCCCGCGTGATGGACGGCTTCGCGATGCTGGCCGAAGCCTGA
- a CDS encoding DinB family protein — translation MPDAPSAAQSFTHVRDGLRNMEFARTLLLEMAKATPDEKFYQPPAQGGNHAAWNLGHIAVTDDLVRAQLGGGEPVLPTEWHDMFKGGSECKPGAEGHPSREELLDGLARSRAAVVSWFSGLSESELMEPLSGGIAQLAADRIMLMGSLASHEAFHAGQISTARRVFGMPPLF, via the coding sequence ATGCCCGACGCACCCTCCGCCGCCCAGTCCTTCACCCACGTTCGCGACGGCCTGCGCAACATGGAGTTCGCCCGGACCCTGCTGCTCGAGATGGCCAAGGCCACGCCCGACGAGAAGTTCTACCAGCCCCCGGCCCAGGGCGGCAACCACGCGGCCTGGAACCTCGGTCACATCGCCGTCACCGACGATCTGGTCCGCGCCCAGTTGGGCGGTGGCGAGCCCGTGCTGCCCACGGAGTGGCACGACATGTTCAAGGGTGGCAGCGAGTGCAAGCCGGGCGCGGAGGGGCACCCCAGCCGGGAAGAACTGCTCGACGGTCTTGCTCGATCCCGCGCGGCCGTGGTTTCCTGGTTCAGCGGCCTGAGCGAGAGCGAACTCATGGAGCCGCTCTCGGGCGGCATCGCCCAACTGGCAGCAGACCGCATCATGCTCATGGGCTCGCTGGCATCGCACGAGGCCTTCCATGCCGGCCAGATCAGCACCGCGCGACGCGTGTTCGGCATGCCTCCGCTCTTTTAG
- a CDS encoding rod shape-determining protein MreC, which produces MLRASLVVLFLLAITPMRYTRWTTGFADVAVTVSAPVSNAVRWVSDPLTRPFRRMADPALAEQYKQELEVARQRALDLELKVRELGRLVFELQRGAELTPELGVQQVAAPVIGRFSEASSSALQVRAGTGRGVVENSVAVVEGLQLLGRVERVTGAWCVVRPITDDAAGGLMALVMTGEDLQSGIQCRLEPAGGGMLSGPATWVFDETRRAPVEISIGMTVRLRDETWPRSAQMLIVGEVVEVAPAPDEPTRTIITVAPTVPLERVSEVVLRVPIDPQEDESEDGTP; this is translated from the coding sequence TTGCTGCGTGCCAGCCTGGTCGTGCTGTTCCTGCTCGCAATCACGCCCATGCGATACACGCGCTGGACGACGGGCTTTGCCGACGTGGCCGTTACCGTGTCGGCGCCGGTCAGCAACGCCGTCCGCTGGGTCAGCGACCCACTGACTCGCCCGTTCCGGCGGATGGCCGATCCCGCATTGGCCGAACAGTACAAGCAGGAACTCGAAGTCGCCCGCCAGCGTGCGCTCGACCTGGAGCTGAAGGTCCGCGAACTCGGGCGGCTGGTCTTCGAGCTCCAGCGCGGCGCTGAGTTGACGCCCGAGCTGGGCGTGCAGCAGGTTGCCGCGCCAGTCATCGGTCGCTTCAGCGAGGCTTCGAGCAGCGCGTTGCAGGTACGCGCCGGCACCGGTCGAGGCGTGGTCGAGAACTCGGTGGCCGTCGTGGAGGGGCTCCAGTTGCTGGGGCGCGTCGAGCGCGTGACGGGGGCCTGGTGCGTCGTGCGCCCCATAACCGACGATGCCGCCGGTGGACTGATGGCCCTGGTGATGACCGGAGAGGACTTGCAAAGCGGCATCCAGTGCCGGCTCGAGCCCGCGGGCGGGGGCATGCTCTCAGGCCCTGCGACCTGGGTGTTTGATGAGACCCGCCGCGCACCAGTGGAGATCTCGATCGGCATGACCGTGCGACTGCGCGACGAAACGTGGCCGCGCAGCGCTCAGATGCTGATCGTGGGCGAGGTCGTGGAGGTGGCGCCGGCGCCCGACGAACCGACGAGAACCATCATCACCGTCGCGCCCACGGTGCCGCTCGAGCGAGTCAGCGAAGTCGTGCTGCGCGTACCGATCGATCCGCAGGAAGACGAGTCGGAGGATGGCACGCCGTGA
- a CDS encoding rod shape-determining protein, with amino-acid sequence MRYLDRITSLFSVDMGIDLGTCNTLVAVRGQGIVLNEPSVVAVRKGTNEVLKNGQAVGWMAKEMLGKTPGSIAAVRPLKDGVISDFQITEAMLGYFIRKVNQLTRNWGFIGPRVVISVPSGITAVEKRAVFDSAEHAGARRTYLLEEPVAAAIGAGLPVAEPTASMIVDIGGGTTEVAVMSLADIAVCESVRVAGDDMDEAIMNHMRRTYNLMIGEQTAERIKIELGSASKSSDESTIEVRGRDMISGLPRKATITSEEIREALSEPISQIIETVTRTLEKVEPELAADLVENGIMLAGGGALLRGLPEVLRKATGLECKLADDPLTCVARGTAIYLEHIEEWKATLENDIDV; translated from the coding sequence GTGCGGTACCTAGACCGTATCACGAGCTTGTTCAGTGTCGATATGGGTATCGACCTGGGCACCTGTAACACGCTGGTTGCCGTGCGAGGCCAGGGCATCGTGCTCAACGAGCCCAGCGTGGTCGCGGTGCGCAAGGGCACCAACGAGGTGCTTAAGAACGGGCAGGCCGTCGGTTGGATGGCTAAGGAGATGCTGGGCAAGACGCCCGGCTCGATCGCTGCCGTGCGCCCGCTTAAGGATGGCGTGATCAGCGACTTCCAGATCACCGAGGCCATGCTGGGCTACTTCATCCGCAAGGTGAACCAACTCACACGCAACTGGGGCTTCATCGGCCCTCGCGTGGTGATCAGCGTGCCCAGCGGCATCACGGCCGTCGAGAAGCGGGCCGTGTTCGACAGCGCCGAGCACGCCGGCGCCCGGCGGACGTACCTGCTTGAGGAGCCCGTTGCCGCGGCCATCGGGGCCGGGCTTCCGGTGGCCGAGCCGACCGCCAGCATGATCGTGGACATCGGCGGCGGCACCACGGAAGTAGCCGTGATGTCGCTGGCTGATATCGCCGTGTGCGAGTCGGTGCGTGTTGCCGGCGACGACATGGACGAGGCGATCATGAACCACATGCGTCGCACGTACAACCTGATGATCGGCGAGCAGACCGCCGAGCGCATCAAGATCGAGCTTGGCTCGGCCAGCAAGTCGAGCGATGAGAGCACGATCGAGGTACGTGGTCGAGACATGATCAGTGGCCTGCCGCGAAAGGCAACCATCACCAGCGAAGAGATCCGCGAGGCCCTTAGCGAACCGATCAGCCAGATCATCGAGACCGTGACGCGCACGCTCGAAAAGGTCGAGCCGGAACTCGCGGCCGACTTGGTCGAGAACGGGATCATGCTCGCCGGTGGCGGCGCCTTGCTCCGTGGCTTGCCCGAGGTGCTTCGCAAGGCCACGGGGCTTGAGTGCAAGTTGGCAGACGATCCGCTGACCTGCGTGGCCCGCGGAACGGCGATCTACCTGGAGCACATCGAGGAGTGGAAGGCCACCCTCGAGAACGACATCGACGTGTAA
- a CDS encoding DUF192 domain-containing protein: MASRTILIFLFTVACVLLGACVPNEAVSNDVETITINGQTFFLEIAADDAKRLKGLGGREQIEPDGGMIFVFPRPRRLEFVMRDCLVPIDIAFLDQFGTVVATHEMPVEPQLEGESRQAYEQRLTRYPSNAAAQFALEFQAGKLRELGLERGDTVELEFARLQKMAR; this comes from the coding sequence ATGGCTTCTCGGACGATCCTGATTTTCCTTTTCACCGTGGCCTGCGTGCTGCTTGGCGCCTGCGTGCCAAACGAAGCCGTTTCGAACGACGTCGAGACGATCACGATCAACGGGCAGACGTTCTTCCTGGAAATCGCGGCCGACGATGCGAAGCGGCTCAAAGGGCTTGGCGGACGCGAGCAGATCGAGCCCGACGGTGGCATGATCTTCGTGTTTCCCAGGCCCCGTCGGCTGGAATTCGTGATGCGTGATTGTCTGGTGCCCATCGACATTGCGTTTCTCGATCAGTTCGGCACGGTCGTGGCGACGCACGAGATGCCCGTTGAGCCGCAGTTGGAGGGCGAGAGCCGCCAGGCCTACGAACAGCGGCTGACGAGGTACCCCAGCAACGCGGCCGCCCAGTTTGCCCTGGAGTTTCAGGCCGGCAAGCTCCGAGAACTCGGCCTGGAGCGCGGGGATACCGTCGAACTGGAGTTCGCTCGGCTTCAGAAGATGGCTCGCTGA
- a CDS encoding glutamate--tRNA ligase family protein yields the protein MNPALPAQKTRLAPSPTGALHLGNARTFAVNWILARRHGWAIAMRIEDLDGPRVKPGAIDQTLDILAWLGIDWDEGPVIQSQHLDPHVDAMQALAAGGMAYPCELTRGEIAAAASAPHAGDGAPAAVARPVPLAPAPFTARETNWRFATPEGDVEIDDAFLGPSRINPAAEAGDFVIWTKRGMPAYQLAVVVDDARQGVTQVVRGDDLLDSAGRQALLYQALGLSPTPIYTHLPLVLGPDGRRLAKRHGDSRLVAYRARGVPIERIWGLLASWSMPEQPRVAMDAAEFAERFDLDTMPRGPARFTPEDDAWLLGRS from the coding sequence GTGAACCCCGCCCTGCCAGCCCAGAAGACGCGATTGGCCCCGTCACCCACCGGCGCCCTGCATCTGGGCAATGCGAGGACCTTCGCGGTGAACTGGATTCTCGCGCGCCGGCACGGTTGGGCTATCGCGATGCGGATCGAAGACCTGGACGGCCCGCGTGTGAAGCCCGGCGCGATCGACCAGACCCTCGACATCCTCGCGTGGCTGGGGATTGACTGGGACGAGGGGCCCGTGATCCAGAGCCAGCACCTGGACCCTCACGTTGACGCGATGCAGGCGCTGGCGGCCGGCGGCATGGCCTATCCCTGCGAATTGACCAGGGGAGAGATCGCCGCGGCCGCATCGGCGCCGCATGCTGGCGATGGCGCGCCCGCTGCGGTCGCCCGACCCGTGCCGCTCGCTCCAGCCCCATTCACAGCCCGGGAAACGAACTGGCGGTTTGCCACGCCAGAGGGCGATGTCGAGATCGACGACGCGTTCCTGGGGCCCTCCCGGATCAACCCGGCAGCCGAGGCTGGTGACTTCGTCATATGGACCAAGCGGGGCATGCCGGCGTACCAACTTGCCGTGGTCGTCGACGACGCCCGCCAGGGCGTGACCCAGGTGGTGCGGGGCGATGATCTGCTCGATTCGGCCGGAAGGCAGGCGCTGTTGTACCAGGCCCTCGGGCTCTCTCCAACGCCCATATATACCCATCTCCCGCTGGTGCTCGGGCCCGATGGCCGTCGGCTTGCCAAGCGGCACGGCGACAGCAGATTGGTGGCGTATCGGGCGCGGGGCGTGCCGATCGAGCGCATCTGGGGGTTACTGGCCTCGTGGAGCATGCCCGAGCAGCCACGGGTGGCGATGGACGCGGCCGAGTTCGCCGAGCGCTTTGACCTCGATACCATGCCCCGCGGGCCCGCCCGCTTTACGCCGGAGGACGACGCATGGCTTCTCGGACGATCCTGA